A window of the Pontibacillus yanchengensis genome harbors these coding sequences:
- the spoIIIAA gene encoding stage III sporulation protein AA, which translates to MDEILRIIPPQIQEKLRHLTIQEWSELQEIRLRIGRPIELIFSGRQQIVSGVIPSEHDSQYVINQLGDYSIYRLEDELREGYITIAGGHRVGLAGKVNTEKGLVKAIRHISSFNIRIAREKIGVANEVVDSLYEGGYRNTLLIGPPQTGKTTLLRDMARIISEGSLALPSKKVGIIDERSEIAGSLHGVPQHQLGWRTDVMDACPKAEGMMMMIRSMSPEVLIVDEIGSEEDVKALMEAIYAGVTIISTVHGDSYDSVKHRPSLRPLFQNNVFERYIVLNDWSQSGFTRTLLNHQGQRIPTKKRCNANEMDRSTSPTVRYNVGRV; encoded by the coding sequence ATGGATGAAATCCTAAGAATTATACCTCCTCAAATTCAAGAAAAACTTCGGCATCTCACTATACAAGAATGGTCTGAGCTTCAAGAAATTCGTTTGCGTATCGGAAGGCCGATAGAGCTTATATTTTCAGGGCGTCAACAGATAGTTAGTGGTGTCATTCCTAGTGAGCATGACAGTCAATATGTAATTAATCAACTTGGGGATTATTCTATTTATCGCTTAGAGGATGAACTACGTGAAGGTTATATAACCATAGCTGGTGGTCATAGGGTAGGGCTAGCTGGAAAGGTGAACACAGAGAAAGGTTTAGTAAAAGCTATACGACATATTTCATCCTTTAATATTCGAATCGCTAGGGAAAAAATAGGTGTGGCCAATGAAGTAGTAGATAGCCTTTATGAAGGGGGTTATCGGAACACGCTCCTGATTGGCCCACCGCAAACTGGTAAAACCACATTATTAAGAGACATGGCTCGAATAATCAGTGAGGGGTCTCTAGCCTTACCTTCTAAAAAGGTTGGAATTATTGATGAACGATCCGAGATAGCAGGTAGTTTACATGGAGTGCCGCAACATCAACTAGGTTGGCGAACGGATGTCATGGATGCTTGTCCAAAAGCTGAGGGTATGATGATGATGATTCGGTCGATGTCACCAGAGGTCCTTATTGTGGATGAGATTGGAAGTGAAGAAGATGTTAAAGCATTAATGGAGGCTATTTATGCGGGAGTAACCATCATTTCTACAGTGCACGGTGATAGCTATGATTCTGTTAAACACCGTCCATCTTTGCGCCCTTTATTCCAGAATAATGTATTTGAACGCTATATTGTACTAAATGATTGGAGCCAAAGTGGTTTCACGCGCACGCTCTTAAATCATCAAGGGCAACGAATTCCAACGAAAAAGAGGTGCAATGCAAATGAAATGGATCGGAGCACTTCTCCTACTGTGCGCTACAACGTGGGGAGGGTTTGA
- the spoIIIAB gene encoding stage III sporulation protein SpoIIIAB has translation MKWIGALLLLCATTWGGFEFARRLNERPKQIRQLKNALQVLEAEILYGQSPVIEACEKVARQVPTPLAWFFEEFSASLKQSSSSLYDVWEDRLDRYWSISALGEGEKEIMKQFGQTLGQHDFAGQQKHIRLALSHLERELQEAQEQQQRYSKMVKSLGFLSGLLIILLFI, from the coding sequence ATGAAATGGATCGGAGCACTTCTCCTACTGTGCGCTACAACGTGGGGAGGGTTTGAGTTTGCAAGACGTTTAAATGAGCGTCCTAAGCAGATTCGACAATTAAAAAATGCATTACAAGTACTTGAGGCAGAAATACTCTATGGGCAGTCACCTGTTATTGAAGCTTGTGAAAAAGTAGCAAGGCAGGTTCCAACTCCTCTAGCGTGGTTCTTCGAAGAATTTAGTGCATCTCTTAAACAAAGTAGTTCCTCTTTGTATGACGTTTGGGAAGATCGCCTGGATCGTTATTGGTCTATTAGTGCATTAGGAGAGGGCGAAAAAGAAATTATGAAGCAATTCGGTCAAACATTAGGCCAGCATGATTTTGCGGGACAACAAAAGCACATTCGACTTGCACTTTCACATTTAGAAAGAGAGTTACAAGAAGCACAAGAACAACAACAACGATATAGCAAAATGGTAAAAAGCCTAGGGTTTTTATCTGGATTGCTGATTATATTGCTTTTTATTTAA
- the spoIIIAC gene encoding stage III sporulation protein AC, producing MLGDAYILFQIAGIGIVIAMIHTVLKQMGKEDIAQWATLVGFIIVLFIVMDNLSDLFQQIKSVFLFQ from the coding sequence ATGCTTGGGGATGCGTACATTTTATTTCAGATAGCAGGTATTGGCATCGTTATTGCCATGATTCATACCGTCTTAAAGCAAATGGGGAAGGAAGATATAGCCCAATGGGCGACACTAGTAGGATTTATTATCGTTTTGTTTATTGTGATGGATAATCTTTCGGATTTATTTCAGCAAATTAAATCAGTCTTTTTATTTCAGTAG
- the spoIIIAD gene encoding stage III sporulation protein AD, with amino-acid sequence MGIFQIVAFAIVASLLTIILKEQKGSVAFFIILFTGIVIFLILIQQIAQVFSLLEYIAQKANVNGMYVETILKIIGIAYIAEFGAQITRDAGLGSVASKIELAGKVFILVLAVPILTAVIETILGFIPA; translated from the coding sequence ATGGGAATATTTCAAATCGTTGCATTTGCCATTGTAGCTAGCCTGTTAACCATTATTCTTAAAGAGCAAAAAGGCTCTGTTGCATTTTTTATCATCCTATTCACTGGTATTGTTATTTTTCTAATTCTCATCCAACAAATCGCGCAGGTTTTTTCGTTACTTGAATATATAGCTCAAAAAGCAAATGTGAATGGAATGTATGTTGAAACCATACTCAAGATTATTGGTATTGCTTATATAGCAGAATTCGGAGCTCAGATTACTCGAGATGCTGGTTTAGGAAGCGTAGCATCTAAAATTGAGCTAGCTGGAAAAGTGTTTATTTTAGTGTTAGCTGTTCCAATATTAACAGCAGTTATTGAAACAATTCTAGGCTTTATACCTGCCTAG
- the spoIIIAE gene encoding stage III sporulation protein AE has product MRQTFKVLIVLLFVFPFIIVPDLLTHAQTSGSEWTSSDLSRITFTEIQGYWTKVVDEYGGYLPEIRKGTFMEFMQHRESISIKDWTFGLLKYLFYEFIMNGKLLGTLLFLTLFCMLLQSLQNAFENQAVSKVAYAIVYLVLIALALNSFHLAVSYAKEAIELMSSFMIALLPLMLGLMATFGNLIAVSFFHPVIIFLIHASGLLISNIVLPLFFLSALLTIVSTINDQYKVTQLAQLLRNAGLGIMGVFLTVFLGVISVQGAASAIQDGVAMKTAKFVTGNFVPVVGRMFTDATDTVLSASLLLKNTVGIVGVIIILGLALFPAIKVLAVALIYKLAAAVLQPIGGGPVITSMEIISKHILYVFAALLVVTFMFFLAIVILVASSNLTMMIR; this is encoded by the coding sequence ATGAGACAAACATTCAAAGTATTGATTGTGCTCCTTTTTGTATTTCCATTCATAATCGTTCCTGATTTACTTACTCATGCTCAGACATCTGGATCAGAATGGACAAGTAGTGATCTTAGTCGTATCACCTTTACAGAGATCCAAGGTTACTGGACGAAAGTTGTTGATGAATATGGCGGCTATTTGCCTGAGATTCGTAAAGGTACGTTTATGGAATTCATGCAACATCGAGAGTCCATCTCTATAAAGGATTGGACATTTGGATTACTGAAGTACCTCTTCTACGAATTCATTATGAATGGTAAATTGCTTGGAACGCTTTTGTTTCTCACGCTCTTTTGTATGCTTCTTCAATCTTTGCAAAATGCTTTTGAAAACCAAGCAGTTAGTAAAGTAGCTTATGCCATTGTTTATTTAGTGTTAATTGCATTGGCTTTAAATAGCTTTCATCTTGCAGTGTCCTATGCTAAAGAAGCAATTGAATTGATGAGTAGCTTCATGATTGCCTTATTACCACTAATGTTAGGGTTAATGGCTACATTTGGTAATTTAATAGCTGTATCCTTCTTTCATCCAGTTATCATATTTTTAATCCATGCAAGCGGCTTATTAATTTCTAACATTGTCCTGCCATTATTTTTCCTGTCAGCATTATTAACCATTGTTAGCACGATAAATGATCAATATAAAGTAACGCAACTAGCTCAATTATTACGAAATGCTGGGTTAGGTATTATGGGGGTATTTCTAACTGTTTTCTTGGGTGTGATCTCTGTTCAAGGTGCTGCATCTGCAATACAAGATGGTGTAGCGATGAAAACAGCAAAATTCGTAACAGGTAATTTTGTACCGGTAGTTGGTCGAATGTTTACAGATGCGACAGATACAGTACTAAGTGCTTCATTATTACTCAAAAATACTGTCGGAATCGTTGGGGTCATCATTATTTTAGGACTGGCTTTATTTCCAGCTATTAAAGTCTTGGCAGTAGCTTTGATATACAAACTAGCAGCTGCGGTTCTTCAACCAATTGGCGGTGGTCCAGTTATTACCTCAATGGAGATTATTAGTAAACATATATTATATGTCTTTGCTGCCTTACTCGTAGTCACATTTATGTTTTTCCTGGCAATCGTCATCTTAGTAGCATCCAGTAATCTGACCATGATGATTCGATGA
- the spoIIIAF gene encoding stage III sporulation protein AF, whose amino-acid sequence MEFITEWVTQIILFLLLAFITDLILPTSSLRKYIKLVVGLLLILVFLQPVFQLFEVDVNRLFSQEMKNWENQSEVENMENLIDIKKKEIQASQRAYILEQMAVQLENSAKEELMDEHEVEILNFSFQFSEDEQDLNLESLEQLTVVVSDKKSEKHQDEVGDVEDIEINFANQTKKESNSNQSDTVKKFLSTVWQIPIDKINIQWEGGVQ is encoded by the coding sequence ATGGAGTTTATTACAGAGTGGGTTACCCAGATTATACTTTTTTTGTTACTTGCCTTTATAACAGATTTGATTCTTCCAACCTCATCATTAAGAAAATACATCAAATTAGTAGTAGGTCTATTATTGATTCTTGTTTTTTTACAACCTGTATTTCAATTGTTTGAGGTAGATGTAAACCGCTTATTTTCACAAGAAATGAAGAATTGGGAGAACCAATCAGAGGTTGAAAATATGGAAAATTTAATTGATATAAAGAAAAAAGAAATACAAGCCTCACAACGTGCATATATTTTAGAACAGATGGCTGTCCAATTAGAAAATTCGGCGAAGGAGGAGCTGATGGATGAACATGAAGTAGAAATTCTAAACTTTTCCTTCCAATTCTCTGAAGATGAACAAGATCTTAACTTAGAATCTTTGGAACAACTCACTGTGGTGGTGTCAGATAAAAAGAGCGAGAAGCACCAAGATGAAGTTGGAGATGTTGAGGATATAGAGATTAATTTTGCTAATCAAACTAAAAAAGAGTCAAACTCCAACCAATCAGATACTGTGAAGAAATTTCTCTCTACTGTCTGGCAAATACCTATAGATAAAATCAATATACAGTGGGAAGGAGGGGTTCAATGA
- the spoIIIAG gene encoding stage III sporulation protein AG has translation MKKGPFKSITSLLKLKSEDGKKPTKMAYVILIALFGLLILIVSDMFSSGETQNQQPTNLPESTSSPTEQEQETFLQKDKEPTESIMSEAEAYYEKELEKLLNSVKGVSEVDVMVNLESTEAKIYEKNKTVTQQTTEETDKNGGERTIDDSSEDSQVVLTRRGDQEVPLLVRTQKPKVRGVLVVAKGADHMQVQQWIVEAVSRSLDVPTHRISVMPKK, from the coding sequence ATGAAAAAAGGTCCATTTAAATCTATAACTTCTTTGCTTAAATTAAAATCTGAAGACGGCAAGAAGCCAACTAAAATGGCTTATGTCATATTGATTGCGTTATTTGGACTTCTGATTTTGATTGTTAGTGACATGTTTTCAAGTGGCGAAACCCAAAATCAGCAACCTACCAATCTACCAGAATCAACTTCTTCACCTACAGAACAAGAACAAGAAACATTTCTTCAAAAAGATAAAGAACCTACTGAATCAATCATGTCTGAAGCTGAAGCCTACTATGAAAAAGAGTTAGAAAAGTTATTGAATAGCGTAAAGGGAGTTTCTGAAGTTGATGTAATGGTGAATCTTGAATCAACAGAAGCAAAAATCTATGAAAAAAATAAAACCGTTACTCAACAAACCACCGAAGAAACAGATAAGAATGGTGGTGAACGAACGATAGATGATTCTTCTGAAGACAGTCAAGTCGTTCTCACAAGAAGAGGGGATCAGGAGGTTCCATTACTTGTCCGTACTCAAAAGCCGAAGGTAAGAGGAGTTTTGGTTGTAGCAAAAGGAGCAGATCACATGCAAGTACAACAATGGATTGTAGAGGCAGTATCTAGAAGTTTGGATGTACCAACGCATCGTATTTCGGTAATGCCGAAAAAATAA
- a CDS encoding SpoIIIAH-like family protein yields MMLKKQTVWLLTMLSLMIVLSVYYMTSPSEDQVALLYDEEEKNEEEAASEGTNSEGTMSEDGVVETKGEEKGNVTSSVASDEIFTAMRMQIEDSRSKTKEELKDIMASGQMSASEVESVVSEIRQLEELSTKEKILEQSIQAKAEYPDVLVRAEESKVYVTVKANELSNSETVQIMDMVQEEFGKRNVDVEFQPYEQ; encoded by the coding sequence ATGATGTTAAAAAAACAAACGGTTTGGCTATTAACGATGTTAAGTTTAATGATTGTGCTTAGTGTGTATTACATGACGTCCCCATCGGAAGATCAAGTAGCATTACTGTATGATGAGGAAGAGAAGAATGAGGAGGAAGCAGCCTCTGAAGGGACCAATTCAGAAGGCACTATGTCTGAAGATGGAGTTGTAGAAACAAAAGGTGAAGAAAAAGGAAATGTCACATCAAGTGTGGCAAGTGATGAAATCTTTACAGCAATGCGTATGCAAATCGAAGATAGTAGATCTAAAACAAAAGAAGAGCTAAAAGACATTATGGCATCAGGTCAAATGTCAGCTTCTGAAGTTGAATCTGTCGTAAGTGAAATTCGTCAACTAGAGGAGCTAAGCACGAAAGAAAAAATACTTGAGCAATCCATCCAAGCAAAAGCTGAATATCCAGATGTCCTAGTGCGAGCTGAAGAAAGTAAAGTTTATGTTACTGTAAAAGCGAATGAACTTTCAAATAGCGAAACCGTTCAAATTATGGATATGGTCCAAGAGGAATTTGGTAAACGTAATGTAGATGTTGAATTTCAACCATATGAACAGTAG
- the accB gene encoding acetyl-CoA carboxylase biotin carboxyl carrier protein: MLKVQEIRELIKLIDESSIDEFTYESNGTTVSMKKEKGEVVERPVIEKQTEPAAPAQPVEKTEALATTPEPEVKEEKQEAESKNFDYEIVSPMVGTFYEAASPDDDPYVQVGDKVKSDSIVCIVEAMKLFNEIEAETSGEVVEILVENGQLVEYGQPLFRVKSE, encoded by the coding sequence ATGTTAAAAGTCCAAGAAATCCGTGAACTCATTAAATTAATTGATGAATCAAGCATTGATGAATTTACATATGAAAGTAACGGCACGACCGTATCAATGAAAAAGGAAAAAGGTGAGGTAGTAGAGCGACCAGTAATAGAAAAACAGACTGAACCAGCAGCACCGGCACAGCCTGTTGAAAAAACGGAAGCACTAGCTACTACACCTGAGCCAGAAGTAAAAGAAGAGAAACAAGAAGCTGAATCTAAGAATTTTGATTATGAAATTGTATCTCCTATGGTTGGGACATTTTATGAAGCTGCTTCACCTGATGATGATCCTTATGTACAAGTGGGCGACAAAGTGAAGTCTGATTCGATTGTATGTATTGTCGAAGCAATGAAGCTCTTTAATGAAATTGAAGCAGAAACATCAGGCGAAGTTGTTGAAATTTTAGTCGAGAATGGCCAACTCGTAGAGTATGGTCAACCATTATTCCGAGTTAAATCCGAGTAA
- the accC gene encoding acetyl-CoA carboxylase biotin carboxylase subunit yields the protein MIKKLLVANRGEIAVRVIRACKEMDIETVAVYSEADKESLHVQLADEAYCIGPTASSESYLNFTNIMSVAKLTESDAIHPGYGFLSENPDFAELCDECNITFVGPSAQAIRKMGTKDVARETMREAGVPVVPGSEGLIKDEDDAKQIAESIGYPVIIKATAGGGGKGIRVARTEEDLIKGIRVTKQEAETAFGNPGLYIEKFIEDFRHIEIQIMADKHGNVIHLGERDCTIQRRLQKLIEETPSPALGPDLRKEMGDAAVKAAKAVNYSGAGTVEFIFDKKNERFYFMEMNTRIQVEHPVTEMVTGVDLIKEMIHVANNYELTYTQDEITFEGWSMECRVNAENPFKQFMPSPGRIEMYLPPGGFGVRVDSAAYPGWMIPPYYDSMIAKLITYGNTREEAMDRMKRALDEFVIEGVHTTIPFHYRMMSHEVFRDGDFNTKFLENYSIMEEE from the coding sequence GTGATTAAGAAACTCTTAGTGGCAAATAGAGGAGAAATTGCTGTCCGCGTTATTCGTGCATGTAAAGAAATGGATATCGAGACTGTTGCTGTATATTCTGAAGCGGACAAAGAATCTCTTCATGTACAGCTTGCTGATGAGGCGTATTGTATTGGACCCACAGCAAGTAGTGAAAGTTATTTAAACTTTACAAATATTATGAGTGTAGCAAAATTAACAGAATCTGATGCAATACATCCGGGTTATGGTTTTCTTTCAGAGAACCCTGACTTTGCAGAATTATGTGATGAGTGCAACATTACTTTTGTTGGACCTAGTGCACAAGCCATTCGTAAAATGGGGACTAAGGATGTAGCACGTGAAACGATGAGAGAAGCGGGTGTGCCCGTCGTTCCTGGTTCTGAAGGACTCATCAAAGATGAAGATGATGCGAAGCAAATCGCTGAATCTATTGGCTATCCTGTTATCATTAAAGCAACAGCAGGTGGCGGTGGAAAAGGGATTCGTGTAGCTAGGACAGAAGAGGATTTAATCAAAGGCATTCGCGTAACGAAGCAAGAAGCAGAAACTGCTTTTGGAAATCCAGGTTTATATATTGAGAAATTTATAGAAGATTTTCGACATATTGAAATTCAAATTATGGCCGATAAGCACGGGAATGTTATTCACTTAGGAGAACGAGATTGTACTATTCAACGTAGGCTGCAAAAACTAATTGAAGAGACCCCTTCACCTGCTCTTGGACCAGATTTGCGAAAAGAAATGGGAGACGCTGCAGTTAAAGCAGCAAAAGCTGTAAACTATTCTGGTGCAGGTACAGTGGAATTCATTTTTGATAAAAAGAATGAACGTTTCTATTTTATGGAAATGAATACACGTATTCAGGTGGAACATCCGGTAACAGAAATGGTAACTGGCGTAGATTTAATTAAAGAAATGATTCATGTAGCAAATAACTATGAATTGACATATACCCAAGATGAAATTACGTTTGAAGGTTGGTCTATGGAATGTAGGGTCAACGCCGAGAACCCATTCAAACAATTTATGCCATCGCCAGGTAGAATTGAGATGTATTTACCTCCAGGTGGTTTTGGTGTTCGTGTTGATTCGGCTGCTTACCCAGGTTGGATGATACCACCGTATTATGATTCCATGATTGCTAAGCTGATTACGTATGGTAATACAAGAGAAGAGGCAATGGATCGAATGAAACGTGCATTAGATGAATTTGTTATTGAAGGTGTACACACCACCATTCCATTTCACTATCGTATGATGTCTCATGAAGTCTTTAGAGACGGTGATTTTAATACAAAATTCCTTGAAAATTATTCTATAATGGAAGAGGAGTAA
- a CDS encoding Asp23/Gls24 family envelope stress response protein, which translates to MSEHLLNVGEGSTLGEVEIAPEVIEVIAGIAASEVAGVASMRGNFASGVAERLGKIDHGKGIKVELSEEGIIIDIYVVMDFGISIPKTAQKIQDNTRQALRNMTALEIKEINVHIVGIQMEGKDEPTEEELQEEKEE; encoded by the coding sequence GTGAGTGAACATTTATTAAACGTTGGGGAAGGCTCCACACTAGGTGAAGTTGAAATTGCACCAGAGGTGATTGAGGTCATTGCAGGAATTGCTGCTTCTGAAGTAGCAGGTGTAGCATCAATGCGTGGTAACTTTGCATCTGGTGTTGCAGAACGCCTTGGAAAGATTGATCATGGTAAAGGAATTAAAGTCGAACTTAGTGAAGAAGGTATTATTATTGATATTTATGTTGTTATGGACTTTGGTATCTCAATCCCTAAAACAGCACAAAAAATCCAAGATAATACTCGCCAAGCACTTCGTAACATGACTGCTTTAGAGATTAAAGAAATTAATGTTCATATTGTAGGTATTCAGATGGAAGGTAAAGACGAACCTACAGAAGAAGAGTTACAGGAAGAAAAGGAAGAATAA
- the nusB gene encoding transcription antitermination factor NusB, with protein MNRHTAREKAFQAIFQMDINEMSADEAIQNVMEDEDQPVHDAFVNQLVYGVYENKEVIDQKISDNLEKWSFNRIASVEKTLLRMAVYEIDYVEDIPMKVTLNEAIELAKVFGDDKSGSFINGVLKKMID; from the coding sequence ATGAATCGTCATACAGCAAGAGAGAAAGCTTTTCAGGCAATTTTTCAGATGGATATTAATGAGATGTCTGCTGATGAGGCCATACAGAATGTCATGGAGGATGAGGATCAGCCTGTACATGATGCGTTTGTGAATCAATTGGTATATGGAGTTTATGAGAACAAAGAAGTAATAGATCAGAAAATATCGGATAACTTAGAGAAATGGTCCTTCAACCGAATTGCGTCTGTAGAGAAGACTTTACTACGTATGGCGGTATATGAAATAGATTATGTAGAAGATATTCCAATGAAGGTAACATTAAATGAAGCCATTGAATTAGCAAAAGTATTTGGAGATGACAAATCTGGTAGCTTTATTAATGGTGTTCTTAAAAAAATGATTGACTAA
- the folD gene encoding bifunctional methylenetetrahydrofolate dehydrogenase/methenyltetrahydrofolate cyclohydrolase FolD: MSAEVIYGRELANDLRERMRQEVSQLSEQGVHPNLTVIIVGEDPASLSYVRGKERASQKIGMQSNLMELPESTSHQELLNLVDSLNHDQEVHGILVQLPLPSHINEDEVIEAISPGKDVDGFHPINIGRMMAGKETFLPCTPLGILTMLDEKGIEIEGKHAVVLGRSRIVGKPIGQMLLNRNATVTYCHSKTKQVADILRQADILIVAVGKPSFIQADQIKEGAVVIDVGVNRLEDGTLTGDVDFESALEKASYLTPVPRGVGPMTITMLLHNTIKAAKQIHNVE; encoded by the coding sequence ATGTCTGCTGAAGTTATTTACGGAAGAGAGCTGGCAAATGATTTACGTGAGAGAATGAGACAAGAAGTATCACAGCTAAGTGAACAAGGTGTACATCCTAATTTAACTGTCATTATCGTAGGGGAAGACCCTGCTTCGTTATCTTATGTTCGTGGTAAAGAACGTGCTTCTCAGAAGATAGGAATGCAATCAAACCTTATGGAGCTCCCGGAGAGTACTTCGCATCAAGAACTATTGAATCTTGTGGACTCATTAAATCATGACCAAGAAGTGCACGGTATTTTAGTACAATTACCTCTTCCTAGCCATATTAATGAAGATGAAGTAATAGAGGCCATTTCCCCCGGAAAAGATGTTGATGGCTTTCATCCAATCAACATTGGCCGAATGATGGCAGGTAAAGAAACCTTCCTTCCTTGTACACCTCTAGGTATATTAACAATGTTAGATGAAAAAGGAATAGAAATAGAAGGTAAACACGCTGTTGTATTAGGTAGAAGTCGCATTGTAGGAAAGCCTATTGGTCAAATGCTTTTGAATCGAAATGCCACGGTTACATACTGTCATTCGAAAACGAAACAAGTAGCTGATATCTTGAGACAAGCTGATATCTTAATTGTAGCTGTTGGAAAACCTTCCTTTATTCAAGCTGATCAAATTAAAGAAGGTGCCGTCGTAATTGATGTAGGTGTGAACCGACTGGAGGATGGAACGCTCACGGGTGACGTTGATTTTGAATCTGCCCTAGAAAAGGCATCGTATCTAACTCCTGTCCCTAGAGGAGTAGGACCTATGACTATAACGATGCTTTTGCATAATACCATCAAAGCCGCGAAACAAATTCATAATGTAGAGTAA
- the xseA gene encoding exodeoxyribonuclease VII large subunit has protein sequence MVQDRYLTVSALTKYIKRKFESDPHLTQVWLKGEISNFKHHSRGHMYLTIKDNKSRVNAVMFAGNNRSLQFTPENGMNVLIRGEIGVYEPVGQYQLYIKQMEPDGLGALYLAYEELKKKLSGEGLFNEERKKSLPLYPKSIAVITSPTGAAVRDILTTLQRRYPIANVSVFPVLVQGQNAAESIVKALEKVNSLDRHDVIIAGRGGGSIEELWAFNEEIVARAISTSSIPVISAVGHETDFTISDFVADYRAPTPTGAAEVAVPSQSEISNNIHTLHRRMQRAIDMHVSQRKDQLTRVNKSYAFRYPEQMLRQKEQELDRLMEQFQKSKQSAIDAKKDHFSSVFNRLKQQHPEMASKRGKQELEVATKRLQRGMQQQTQSKANVYNQLLNKLTLLNPLEIMKRGFALPFNEQGDVVKSIKDVQPGDALQVKVNDGVLDCQVWGMEEEDKYE, from the coding sequence ATTGTGCAGGACCGTTATTTGACAGTATCGGCTTTAACGAAATACATTAAGCGGAAATTTGAATCAGATCCACATTTAACACAGGTTTGGTTGAAGGGTGAGATATCAAATTTTAAACATCATAGTCGTGGACATATGTATTTAACAATTAAAGATAACAAATCTCGAGTTAATGCAGTTATGTTTGCAGGAAATAACCGTTCGTTACAATTCACCCCTGAAAACGGTATGAATGTGTTAATACGTGGGGAAATTGGGGTTTATGAACCAGTAGGTCAGTACCAGCTTTATATAAAGCAAATGGAGCCTGATGGTTTAGGTGCTCTGTACTTAGCTTATGAGGAATTGAAGAAAAAGTTATCTGGTGAAGGGCTATTTAATGAAGAGCGAAAAAAATCTTTACCATTGTACCCCAAATCGATCGCCGTTATTACATCTCCAACAGGTGCGGCGGTTCGTGACATCCTAACGACTCTCCAAAGGCGATATCCAATCGCTAATGTTTCTGTCTTTCCTGTTTTAGTACAAGGACAGAACGCAGCCGAATCTATAGTAAAAGCGTTAGAAAAAGTGAACAGTCTTGATAGACATGATGTTATAATAGCAGGTCGTGGTGGTGGATCGATTGAAGAGCTTTGGGCATTCAATGAAGAAATCGTTGCACGAGCTATTAGTACTTCCTCAATACCTGTTATTTCAGCAGTAGGACATGAAACTGATTTCACTATTAGTGACTTTGTAGCTGATTATCGTGCGCCTACGCCAACTGGCGCAGCTGAAGTTGCAGTACCATCCCAATCAGAAATATCTAATAATATACATACGCTGCATAGAAGAATGCAAAGGGCAATTGATATGCATGTATCCCAACGTAAGGATCAACTCACACGAGTGAATAAATCTTATGCATTTCGTTACCCTGAACAAATGCTTCGTCAAAAAGAGCAGGAATTAGATCGGCTAATGGAGCAATTTCAAAAATCCAAGCAGAGTGCCATAGATGCTAAGAAAGATCACTTTAGTAGTGTGTTCAATCGTTTGAAACAACAACATCCTGAAATGGCTAGCAAGAGAGGAAAACAGGAATTAGAGGTAGCCACAAAGCGCTTGCAAAGAGGAATGCAACAACAAACGCAATCTAAAGCAAACGTATATAATCAATTATTAAATAAATTAACTCTTTTAAATCCACTTGAAATCATGAAGCGAGGCTTTGCTTTGCCTTTTAATGAACAAGGTGATGTAGTTAAATCGATTAAGGATGTACAACCTGGAGACGCATTGCAAGTGAAAGTGAATGATGGTGTTTTAGATTGTCAAGTATGGGGTATGGAAGAGGAGGATAAGTATGAGTGA